From one bacterium genomic stretch:
- a CDS encoding carboxymuconolactone decarboxylase family protein, with protein sequence MMTIHPLWNFLDEHNEQEQLLLLCALSVLWLKPQEPLAKDCLARYKEREYSIESLREAALQLFLLAGFQSSLEAAFMIQDVYGNGLPPHPEELIDLPPISTFERGWALQSEVYRGNVEKLRVNLEHVSPELSRWTVWIGYGLVMSRPGIPAYWRELLEVAVLSVLGFPRQLFSHLKGALNLGATALQVELSLKVAELVSSSDAVRPAWQMWRRIDK encoded by the coding sequence TTGATGACGATTCACCCCCTTTGGAACTTCCTTGATGAACACAACGAGCAGGAGCAGCTACTCCTGCTTTGCGCTCTCTCAGTTTTGTGGCTAAAACCGCAGGAGCCTTTGGCCAAGGACTGTCTTGCTCGTTACAAGGAGCGCGAATACTCAATTGAGTCGCTCCGCGAGGCAGCGCTTCAGTTGTTTCTACTGGCTGGTTTCCAGTCTTCGCTGGAAGCGGCTTTCATGATTCAGGATGTTTATGGGAACGGTCTTCCTCCGCACCCCGAAGAGCTCATTGACCTGCCGCCAATATCCACATTTGAGCGCGGATGGGCGTTGCAGTCCGAGGTTTACAGGGGCAATGTTGAAAAGTTGCGTGTGAACCTTGAGCACGTCAGCCCAGAGCTGTCCCGCTGGACCGTGTGGATCGGGTATGGTTTGGTCATGTCTCGTCCCGGTATTCCGGCTTACTGGCGGGAATTGCTCGAGGTGGCGGTGCTTTCAGTTCTGGGTTTTCCGCGTCAGCTTTTCTCTCATCTAAAAGGTGCTTTAAACCTTGGTGCGACGGCACTTCAAGTCGAGTTATCTCTGAAGGTAGCTGAATTGGTTTCGTCATCCGATGCGGTTCGGCCTGCATGGCAGATGTGGCGCCGAATTGACAAGTAG
- a CDS encoding transposase: protein MRRRHQRYDLEATTHFVTAVTRVRGDWFVNDETCTKLLLLFEKYRERYRLVCFGYVLMPDHLHALLFQETDGPLVSQLMNSFKREASKQRDILGYPDATLWRDRYDDIALPGSDAISRRMRYMHGNPVERGLVAEATEYKWSSLRYLLEMDTHSIVTLTRR, encoded by the coding sequence ATGCGCCGCAGACATCAACGCTATGACTTGGAAGCCACGACTCACTTTGTCACTGCAGTCACGCGCGTTCGCGGCGACTGGTTTGTAAATGATGAGACGTGCACAAAACTTCTGCTGCTGTTCGAGAAATACCGTGAAAGATACCGTCTCGTCTGCTTCGGCTACGTGTTGATGCCAGACCACCTACACGCCTTGCTTTTTCAAGAGACAGATGGCCCTCTGGTTTCGCAATTGATGAACTCGTTCAAGCGCGAAGCTTCAAAACAACGGGACATACTGGGTTATCCAGACGCCACACTTTGGCGAGACCGATACGATGATATCGCTTTGCCCGGTTCGGATGCAATCAGTCGCCGAATGAGGTACATGCATGGAAACCCAGTGGAACGGGGATTAGTCGCCGAAGCGACCGAATACAAGTGGTCGAGCTTGCGGTACCTGCTTGAAATGGACACTCACTCGATTGTAACGCTTACGCGCAGGTAA
- the dnaK gene encoding molecular chaperone DnaK → MSKIIGIDLGTTNSCVAVIEGGEPVVIPNSEGARTTPSVVAFSKTGERLVGAAAKRQAVTNPKKTIYSIKRFMGRRRDEVEHEMKLVPYELVGGNGLARVKIEDKEYTPAEISAMILQKMKQTAEDYLGEKVHKAVITVPAYFNDAQRQATKDAGDVAGLEVVRIINEPTAAALAYGLDKDHKDEKIAVYDLGGGTFDISILELGDGVFEVKSTNGDTHLGGDDWDQRLIDYLADEFKKSEGIDLRKDPMALQRLKEAAEKAKIELSGSSQTQVNLPFITATADGPKHLDIVVTRAKFQELTEDLVQRSITPTRKALQDAGLKPSDIDEVILVGGSTRMPRIIEVVKEFFGKDPHRGVNPDEVVAVGAAIQGGILAGDVKDVLLLDVTPLSLGIETMGGVMTKLIESNTTIPTRRTEIFSTASDSQPSVEIHVLQGERPMAMDNKTIGRFTLDGIPPAPRGVPQIEVTFDIDANGILSVSAKDKATNKEQSIKITHSSGLSKEEIERMKTDAKAHADEDRKRREEVDIRNGADALVFQTERQMKELEAKLVGDNKSKLEAAVNRVKEALKGSSVSEIKSATEDLTSVWSQIAPSLYQDAAQGQPTGSAGDGSTASEPGTESADYEVVDEDKKK, encoded by the coding sequence ATGTCGAAAATCATTGGAATTGACCTCGGAACCACCAACTCTTGCGTTGCGGTCATCGAAGGCGGCGAACCGGTTGTGATTCCGAACAGCGAAGGAGCGCGCACAACCCCCTCGGTTGTCGCGTTCTCCAAAACCGGCGAACGTCTCGTCGGAGCCGCTGCCAAGCGTCAGGCCGTCACGAACCCCAAGAAGACCATCTACTCGATCAAGCGCTTCATGGGCCGCCGTCGTGATGAAGTTGAGCACGAAATGAAGCTTGTGCCCTATGAGCTTGTCGGTGGAAATGGACTGGCGCGTGTGAAAATTGAGGACAAAGAGTATACTCCCGCCGAAATTTCTGCGATGATCCTGCAGAAGATGAAGCAGACCGCCGAAGATTACTTGGGAGAGAAGGTCCACAAGGCCGTCATCACCGTGCCTGCGTACTTTAACGATGCGCAGCGCCAGGCCACCAAGGATGCCGGCGATGTAGCAGGTCTCGAAGTCGTGCGCATCATTAACGAGCCCACAGCCGCCGCGCTTGCCTACGGTCTCGATAAGGATCACAAGGACGAGAAGATTGCCGTGTATGACCTCGGTGGCGGAACGTTCGATATCTCCATTTTGGAACTTGGTGATGGCGTCTTTGAAGTGAAATCCACCAACGGCGACACGCATTTGGGCGGCGATGATTGGGACCAGCGGCTGATTGATTACCTCGCTGATGAATTCAAAAAGAGCGAAGGAATTGACCTTCGCAAAGACCCGATGGCGCTTCAGCGTTTGAAAGAGGCCGCCGAGAAAGCCAAGATCGAACTCTCCGGCTCGTCGCAAACGCAAGTCAATCTGCCGTTCATCACCGCGACTGCTGATGGTCCAAAGCACTTGGACATCGTCGTCACGCGTGCGAAGTTCCAGGAACTAACTGAAGACCTCGTGCAGCGTTCAATTACGCCGACTCGTAAGGCTCTGCAGGATGCAGGCTTGAAGCCCTCCGATATTGACGAAGTCATTCTGGTCGGTGGTTCGACCCGCATGCCGCGCATTATCGAAGTCGTCAAGGAATTCTTCGGCAAAGATCCGCATCGTGGCGTCAATCCCGATGAAGTCGTGGCTGTCGGCGCCGCAATTCAAGGTGGCATTCTCGCGGGCGATGTCAAAGACGTGCTCCTGCTCGACGTAACTCCGCTTTCGCTTGGCATCGAGACCATGGGTGGCGTGATGACGAAACTCATCGAGTCGAATACCACGATTCCTACGCGTCGCACGGAGATTTTCTCCACGGCCAGTGACAGCCAACCGTCGGTCGAGATTCACGTTTTGCAAGGCGAGCGCCCAATGGCGATGGACAACAAGACCATCGGACGCTTCACGCTTGACGGAATTCCGCCCGCGCCGCGCGGTGTCCCGCAGATTGAAGTGACCTTCGACATTGACGCCAACGGCATCTTGTCCGTGAGCGCAAAAGACAAGGCCACGAACAAGGAGCAATCCATCAAGATCACGCATTCGAGCGGTCTTTCCAAGGAAGAAATCGAGCGCATGAAAACCGATGCCAAAGCTCACGCGGACGAAGACCGCAAGCGCCGTGAGGAAGTGGATATTCGCAACGGCGCGGATGCTCTGGTCTTCCAAACCGAGCGCCAGATGAAAGAACTTGAAGCCAAACTCGTTGGCGACAACAAGTCCAAGCTCGAAGCCGCCGTCAATCGCGTGAAGGAAGCACTGAAAGGCTCAAGCGTTTCCGAAATCAAGAGCGCGACTGAAGACCTGACCAGCGTCTGGAGCCAAATCGCGCCGTCGCTCTATCAGGATGCCGCTCAAGGTCAACCAACCGGCTCGGCGGGAGACGGTTCGACAGCATCAGAACCCGGCACCGAATCCGCCGACTACGAAGTCGTGGATGAGGATAAGAAGAAGTAA